AGAGATGGCCTCTCTGGAAGGGTTTTTGAAATGGGAGGATTCAGACGGGTTCTCCCATTTCGCTGATAAACACAGTAAAGCTTAAAATTAAACTTCTTGAATTCAAAAAACCATCAGGGAAACCCCTGATACGTTTCCACCTGCTTTTCCCTGAGAGTAATACTTGTACGTTTTCAAAATCCGTCTGCACCTGCAAGTTTTTTCATTCTCAGGATCAAAGGTGATGTCATGACCGAAAACACCAGTGGCCCCACTCCGGGCATCCGACTCATTGTTTCAGGGGCAGGTTACCTGACCACTTCCGAAGGGTACACCGTTTACCGGTTTTTACCCCTCTACATGCAGAAAAACAACTTGGGCCAGATCACCAAGGCCCAACTGACCTGGGGAGATGAATGGCCTGCCTCCATCCAACCCCTGATTTTCCAGTTTGTTCCCATGCCTGCCCCTGCCCACGCTGGTCCCGGAGTCACCGGAGTGATTGCCGATTTTGAGCGCACCGATGGCAAGTACGGCTACAAGCAAGTGACCTACAACGGTTGGTGGCTCTACTTCTTCACCGAAGACCGTGCAGGAGAGGTCAGAGGGATCGTTCCGGGCCTCTGGGATGTGGTTCCGGTGGATGTGGAACCCCTGTATCCGCTGGACGAAGATGACGATGTTGGAACCCCTCCTCCAATAATTCTAGGCGGTCCTTGATCCGCAGCCATTCAGTCACTTGAAGCAACATTTTAAACAGAACCTCTTCATCTGTTTTTTTCATGGAAGTCTTGTTTTCACGCAAGGCTTCTTCTACTTTTATGTAATACTTTAGTTTTTTGTAATGATGACTTAGGCTTGGTATTCCATTTAACAAAAAATCGCTCGACCACTTCTCGAGCAAAGCAGATGCCTTGAATATCAATTCCATGGCAGCACTTTTATCTTTGTGCTTTTTGATATCCAAGATCAAAGATTCCAAAAACTTATCATCAAACCCCTGATTCAATATTTTGTGGATCATCAAGTCTATACTTAAGCTGTTTGACATTGAGAACTGCTTGATATTGTCACAAGCCATCTTAAGATACTGCAAATAGGATTCATCAGCAAGACTTGGGGCTTTTTGGCATTGGTATTTTGCTTTTGTGTATTTAAGAGCAATTTCCATATTGACAAATTTGCCTTCTTGACTCTCTTCAATCAATCCATCAATTAAGTCCAAAGATATTTCATCTCCAGAAATCATTTTATTGTATTCGAAAGCATAGCAAATATATATTTTGTAAAATTTATTCTCTAAAAACAATTGACTGTTTTTCAGATCGTTAAATTTCTCATTTATAGCATACAAATCTCCTCTTGCACCCATAGAAAACAGCATGTTAATTCCATATAATACAATTCTTTCATGATCACTTAGAGTTTTGGCTATATCACAAGCAATTAAAAAACATTCTTCGGCACTCAAGTAATCCAAATGATACATCTTGCATGAACCAATAATGTTGTAAACTTTCATTTTGGTTTCAGCATGATCTATAGACATGAGTTTATAACAAATCTCCATTGCCTCTCTGGTTTCTCCACCCAAGTAGCAGAGCCACGCATATTCCACATAGAAATTGGAATGTTCATCAATGCTTAAACTTTTGATCAAATCTGAATAAAATTGCAACCCTGTATGGTATGAAAATTCATTTTCAAACAATCTCAGCAATGGAAGAGTTTGAGGGTTTTGTTTGTTCACTGTTTGCCTCAAAACGTCCATCAAGTCGGGAACCGACCCTGAATACTCTTGAAGGCCTTTGCCAAATTGGGTTTCCAGCGAATTCAACAAATGAAGATGATACTCTTGATACTTCTGCAAAATGTTTGGATCCAACGCTGGAATAAAACCCCTGAGGACCTGGGGAACCCTGAAGCGTTGAAAAGGCTCCAGTTGCAACATGGACTTCCGCACCAACTGCTGCAACATCCTGAGCTGCACCCCACTCACCATCACCGCAGCCTCCCGAGTGAAACTCCCCAGAAAGCAATTCAAATTGGTCAATGCCTGTTTTTCCTGTTCTGACAGCAAATTCCAACTGGCCTCGAAGATGGGTTTCAGGCTCTGGGGGTCCCCTTCAGGGTCCACCACCTGTTGCACCTCTGCTTTGATCTCTTTCAAAGACAAAATCTGGGTCCAACTGGAAGCCATTTCCAGAGCCAGAGGCAACCCACTCAAAGCAGCGCACAGGTGCAGGGCGTCCTGTGCATCTTCGGGCTGGATTTTGAAAGCGGCATGGTGGCGCTTTGCGTGTTTTTCAAAGCACTGCACGGCAGGGTGCCCCAGCACTTCGCTGAGGCCCATCCCACGGTATTCCTGAATGCTGAAAGGCTCCAGTTTCAGGAGGCTTTCCTCTGGGAGTTGCAGGGGTTGCCTGCACGTCACCAGAACCCTGAGGTCAGGAAAACGCAGCCAGTTCTGAAGGTGTTCCAGTCCAGAGAGTTGGTCTGCCCCATCAATCACCACCAGACCCTTGTGGTGGCGCAGGGTGTCGGTGAGGCCCACCCATGGGTCTGCCTGCTGCACATTGAGGCCCAACTGGTGCAGCAAACCACTGGCATCTTTCAGACCATCGGCCTTGAGCCAGAGGGTGTTTTCAGGATGGTGGGTTGCACAGTACATGCGAACGAGAGTGCTTTTGCCCACCCCTCCCAGCCCAGTCACGCTGACGATGCCGGGCGGGTTTTGCTGTAGGCGCTCATGGAGCAACTGCATCTCCTGCTCCCGTCCCACGAACACCTGCACAGGCCGGATGGCACTCTGGAGGTTGGTTTTCTGGGGCACCTGCAAGGTGGTGAGGTCCACCCCGAGTTCCGCAGCCTCTTTCAGGACCCGGTGTTCCAGATACCCTTCCAGACCCAGACTGTACATGAAACGCAGCATTTCAAGGGTGGGCGGAGGGGCACCTTCCACCTGAAAGAACTTTTCCATCAGGGGCTGGAATTGCTCTGGTGCCGAAAAACGGACCCTCTGGGCCTCTTTCAAAATGGACCACTGCACCAGAGACGCCAGTTTTTCTCGGGTTTCAAAAATCCAGTCTTCCAGTTCGGTGCTGGTGTTGCGCAGGTCCAGACCTTTCAAAAAAGCCCCAGCATAAAGCCCAATCACTTCGCTGTGCTGGTTTTGCTGGTGGGCCTGCATCAACCGCTGTGCATCGGTGTGGATGAGGGCTTCCACCTGATTTTGCACCGATTTGAACAGGTCTTTTTCAAGGCTTTGCAGGTAGCTGAGCGCCACCCGCAAGCTGGTGGCCGGGTCGGCGGCCTCGGGCCAGAAGAGCATTTGCAGGTGTTTGCGGTCCTGTTTGCCTTCAAGGGCCAGATAGCAGAGCAGGAGCAGGTTCTTGGGTTTCATGGGTTTGATGCCTGCATCCAGCCCGCCCAGCGTCTTGACTTGCATACCCCTAAAGTAAGGTGTCACACCCAAGGTTATACTCAGGGAATTCCCTTATTGATGTGCCCAACAACACCTGATTGTCCGTTAACGGGCAGTTAACACCGCAAAAAGCACACTGTGTCCATCCCGGTGATGATGCCCCCTCACCACAGGAGGACACAATGCTTGCACCCGATCCCACATTGCTGAAAACCACCCTGACCGAACACCTGAATTTGCACCATCAACTGAAATTGAAACTGCAC
The nucleotide sequence above comes from Deinococcus misasensis DSM 22328. Encoded proteins:
- a CDS encoding ATP-binding protein; this translates as MLFWPEAADPATSLRVALSYLQSLEKDLFKSVQNQVEALIHTDAQRLMQAHQQNQHSEVIGLYAGAFLKGLDLRNTSTELEDWIFETREKLASLVQWSILKEAQRVRFSAPEQFQPLMEKFFQVEGAPPPTLEMLRFMYSLGLEGYLEHRVLKEAAELGVDLTTLQVPQKTNLQSAIRPVQVFVGREQEMQLLHERLQQNPPGIVSVTGLGGVGKSTLVRMYCATHHPENTLWLKADGLKDASGLLHQLGLNVQQADPWVGLTDTLRHHKGLVVIDGADQLSGLEHLQNWLRFPDLRVLVTCRQPLQLPEESLLKLEPFSIQEYRGMGLSEVLGHPAVQCFEKHAKRHHAAFKIQPEDAQDALHLCAALSGLPLALEMASSWTQILSLKEIKAEVQQVVDPEGDPQSLKPIFEASWNLLSEQEKQALTNLNCFLGSFTREAAVMVSGVQLRMLQQLVRKSMLQLEPFQRFRVPQVLRGFIPALDPNILQKYQEYHLHLLNSLETQFGKGLQEYSGSVPDLMDVLRQTVNKQNPQTLPLLRLFENEFSYHTGLQFYSDLIKSLSIDEHSNFYVEYAWLCYLGGETREAMEICYKLMSIDHAETKMKVYNIIGSCKMYHLDYLSAEECFLIACDIAKTLSDHERIVLYGINMLFSMGARGDLYAINEKFNDLKNSQLFLENKFYKIYICYAFEYNKMISGDEISLDLIDGLIEESQEGKFVNMEIALKYTKAKYQCQKAPSLADESYLQYLKMACDNIKQFSMSNSLSIDLMIHKILNQGFDDKFLESLILDIKKHKDKSAAMELIFKASALLEKWSSDFLLNGIPSLSHHYKKLKYYIKVEEALRENKTSMKKTDEEVLFKMLLQVTEWLRIKDRLELLEEGFQHRHLRPADTGVPHPPEPHPRGPERSL